The Streptomyces sp. Alt3 genome has a segment encoding these proteins:
- a CDS encoding ABC transporter ATP-binding protein yields MTGEPILTISGLNVDYGTGTSGVHALRDIDLTLHRGEVLGLAGESGSGKSTLAYAVTRLLSPPGVITGGDVHYHRPGAEPVDILSLTPEELRAFRWQELSIVFQGAMNSLNPVHTVHSQLTDVLRAHRPDMRRAGRTARAEELLNLVGISADRLAAYPHQLSGGMRQRVMIAMALALEPEIVIMDEPTTALDVVMQRQILRKLVELRERLSFSVVFITHDISLLIEFSDRIAIMYGGRIVEQAGAAEIYADPRHPYSDGLLHSFPALHGPRRELTGIPGSPPHLSAMPAGCAFHPRCGKAFEPCSQRVPALAAPVAGQGREVACWLHH; encoded by the coding sequence ATGACCGGCGAGCCGATCCTCACCATCAGCGGTCTGAACGTCGACTACGGCACCGGCACGAGCGGTGTCCACGCACTGCGGGACATCGACCTCACCCTGCACCGGGGCGAAGTCCTCGGCCTGGCGGGCGAGTCGGGTTCGGGCAAGTCCACACTGGCCTACGCGGTCACCCGGCTGCTCTCCCCGCCCGGGGTGATCACCGGTGGCGACGTCCACTACCACCGGCCCGGCGCCGAACCCGTCGACATCCTCTCGCTCACCCCGGAGGAGCTGCGCGCCTTTCGCTGGCAGGAGCTGTCCATCGTGTTCCAGGGAGCTATGAACTCCCTCAACCCGGTGCACACCGTCCACAGCCAGCTCACCGACGTACTGAGGGCGCACCGCCCCGACATGCGCAGGGCCGGGCGGACGGCACGCGCCGAGGAACTGCTCAACCTGGTCGGCATCTCCGCCGACCGGCTCGCCGCCTACCCGCACCAGCTCTCCGGCGGGATGCGCCAGCGCGTGATGATCGCGATGGCGCTCGCGCTGGAGCCCGAGATCGTCATCATGGACGAACCCACCACCGCTCTCGACGTGGTGATGCAGCGTCAGATTCTGCGCAAGCTCGTCGAGCTCAGGGAGCGGCTCTCCTTCTCGGTCGTGTTCATCACCCACGACATCTCCCTGCTGATCGAGTTCTCCGACCGGATCGCGATCATGTACGGCGGCCGGATCGTGGAGCAGGCGGGCGCCGCCGAGATCTACGCCGACCCCCGGCACCCCTACAGCGACGGCCTGCTGCACTCGTTCCCCGCACTGCACGGCCCCCGGCGTGAGCTCACCGGCATCCCCGGCTCACCCCCGCACCTGTCGGCGATGCCCGCCGGCTGCGCCTTCCACCCCCGCTGCGGCAAGGCCTTCGAGCCCTGCTCCCAGCGGGTCCCGGCCCTCGCCGCACCGGTCGCCGGCCAGGGCCGCGAGGTCGCCTGCTGGCTGCACCACTGA
- a CDS encoding ABC transporter permease, with amino-acid sequence MSVPATDPAALDEVPAPATAGRARLRFLRGGKTRTGLLILAFFALIAVIGPWIAPYDPDAMSDQLLQPPSAEHWFGTTHTGQDVLSQILVGTRGVLMVGFIAGFLATVLSVLIGVSAGFLGGAADEILSMFSNVFLVIPGLPLIIIIASFVEDTTDLVIATVIALTSWAWGSRVLRAQTLSLRRRDYVEAARATGESTWRIIIFEVMPNLTAVIASGFVGTVIFAILSEITLAFIGVADISHWNWGTVLFWAQSNQALAQGAWWWFVPAGLCIALLGTALALINFGIDEFVNPRLRTASGTSRKVRMRVGFTPVARTGTPTPSGAPGTRSKEQSE; translated from the coding sequence GTGTCCGTCCCCGCAACCGACCCCGCCGCCCTGGACGAGGTCCCCGCCCCCGCCACGGCCGGCCGGGCCAGACTCCGCTTCCTGCGCGGCGGGAAGACCCGCACCGGGCTGCTGATCCTCGCGTTCTTCGCCCTCATCGCCGTCATCGGGCCCTGGATCGCCCCGTACGACCCCGACGCGATGAGCGACCAGCTGCTCCAGCCGCCCTCCGCCGAGCACTGGTTCGGCACCACCCACACCGGTCAGGACGTGCTCTCCCAGATCCTGGTCGGCACCCGGGGCGTGCTCATGGTCGGTTTCATCGCCGGGTTCCTGGCCACGGTGCTGTCCGTACTCATCGGGGTCAGCGCCGGCTTCCTCGGCGGAGCCGCCGACGAGATCCTCTCGATGTTCTCGAACGTCTTCCTGGTCATCCCCGGACTGCCGCTGATCATCATCATCGCCAGCTTCGTCGAGGACACCACGGACCTGGTGATCGCCACCGTCATCGCCCTCACCTCCTGGGCCTGGGGCTCACGGGTCCTGCGCGCCCAGACCCTGTCCCTCAGGCGCCGCGACTACGTGGAGGCGGCACGCGCCACCGGCGAGTCGACCTGGCGGATCATCATCTTCGAGGTGATGCCGAACCTCACCGCCGTCATCGCGTCCGGCTTCGTCGGCACCGTCATCTTCGCGATCCTCTCGGAGATCACCCTCGCCTTCATCGGCGTCGCCGACATCTCGCACTGGAACTGGGGCACCGTCCTCTTCTGGGCCCAGTCCAACCAGGCACTGGCCCAGGGAGCATGGTGGTGGTTCGTCCCCGCCGGCCTGTGCATCGCCCTCCTGGGCACCGCCCTGGCGCTGATCAACTTCGGCATCGACGAGTTCGTCAACCCGAGGCTGCGCACCGCGAGCGGCACCTCGCGGAAGGTCCGGATGCGGGTCGGCTTCACCCCCGTGGCCCGTACGGGCACGCCCACGCCGTCCGGAGCCCCCGGCACGCGCAGCAAGGAGCAGTCCGAATGA
- a CDS encoding ABC transporter permease, translating to MKYVLQRLAFYAVTAWAAITINFLIPRLMPGDPVEALMSRYQGQLDTSAIASLKALFGLDEKQSLWAQYTDYWSHLLDGDLGLSFTFFPTPVGEVISQALPWTLALVGITTLISFLLGTGIGVYSGWRRGSWLDGLLPVTTFISSVPYFWLGLIAIAVFAVKWPLFPFEGGYDNSLVPAFDWPFISSALYHGVLPGVTIVLSAVAGWILGMRNMMVTVSSEDYVMVAQAKGLSERRVMFAYAARNAVLPNISAFALSLGFIVSGTLLVEMVFNYPGIGFQLLQAVGAKDYPLMQGVFLIITLSVLAANLLADMAYALLDPRTRKEA from the coding sequence GTGAAGTACGTCCTCCAGCGCCTCGCCTTCTACGCGGTCACCGCGTGGGCCGCGATCACCATCAACTTCCTGATCCCCCGACTGATGCCGGGTGACCCCGTCGAGGCCCTGATGAGCCGGTACCAGGGTCAGCTCGACACCTCCGCGATCGCCTCCCTGAAGGCACTGTTCGGGCTCGACGAGAAGCAGTCGCTCTGGGCGCAGTACACCGACTACTGGTCGCACCTCCTCGACGGCGACCTCGGGCTCTCCTTCACCTTCTTCCCGACCCCGGTCGGCGAGGTCATCTCCCAGGCGCTGCCCTGGACGCTGGCCCTCGTCGGCATCACCACGCTCATCAGCTTCCTGCTCGGCACCGGGATCGGCGTCTACAGCGGCTGGCGGCGCGGCTCCTGGCTGGACGGGCTGCTGCCCGTCACCACCTTCATCTCGTCCGTCCCCTACTTCTGGCTGGGGCTCATCGCCATCGCGGTGTTCGCGGTGAAGTGGCCGCTGTTCCCCTTCGAGGGCGGCTACGACAACTCCCTGGTGCCCGCCTTCGACTGGCCGTTCATCTCCAGCGCCCTCTACCACGGGGTGCTGCCCGGGGTGACGATCGTGCTCAGCGCCGTCGCCGGCTGGATCCTCGGCATGCGCAACATGATGGTGACCGTCTCCTCCGAGGACTACGTCATGGTGGCGCAGGCCAAGGGCCTCTCCGAGCGGAGGGTGATGTTCGCCTACGCCGCCCGCAACGCGGTCCTGCCCAACATCTCCGCCTTCGCGCTCTCCCTGGGCTTCATCGTCAGCGGCACCCTGCTCGTCGAGATGGTCTTCAACTACCCCGGCATCGGCTTCCAGCTCCTCCAGGCCGTCGGGGCGAAGGACTACCCCCTGATGCAGGGCGTCTTCCTGATCATCACGCTCTCGGTGCTCGCCGCGAACCTGCTGGCCGACATGGCGTACGCCCTCCTCGACCCCCGCACCCGTAAGGAGGCCTGA
- a CDS encoding ABC transporter ATP-binding protein → MTTEQSADVRTGTDVVLEARGVTKHFPVRRTAGDLVARRHRTVHAVDDVSLELRRGTVTALVGESGSGKSTVARLLAQLYPLTAGEIRMGGTAVKAGRGRSFRTYVKQVQLIFQDPFASLNPVHTVRYHLTRALRIHGRAGSGDAELETNLAALLERVQLTPPHQFLDKFPHELSGGQRQRVAIARALGADPQVLLADEPVSMLDVSIRLGVLNLLHDLKERLRLAILYITHDIASARYFADTTLVMYAGRIVEGGDSETVTQHPAHPYTQLLIASAPDPDRVADEADQGETGTGEPPSLITPPAGCRFHPRCPKAMERCRTELPPRFDLADGQWAACWLYDGATAPAADAPEKEAAK, encoded by the coding sequence ATGACCACCGAACAGTCCGCAGACGTGCGCACCGGAACCGATGTGGTGCTGGAAGCACGCGGAGTCACCAAGCACTTCCCGGTGCGGCGCACCGCCGGCGACCTCGTCGCCCGCAGGCACCGCACCGTCCACGCCGTCGACGACGTCTCGCTGGAGCTCCGGCGCGGCACCGTCACGGCCCTGGTGGGGGAGTCGGGCTCCGGCAAGTCCACCGTCGCACGGCTGCTCGCCCAGCTGTACCCGCTCACCGCGGGTGAGATCCGCATGGGCGGCACGGCGGTGAAGGCCGGGCGTGGCCGGTCCTTCCGTACCTACGTCAAGCAGGTTCAGCTGATCTTCCAGGACCCGTTCGCCTCGCTCAACCCGGTGCACACCGTGCGCTACCACCTGACCCGCGCCCTGAGGATCCACGGCCGGGCGGGCAGCGGGGACGCGGAACTGGAGACGAACCTGGCCGCCCTGCTGGAACGCGTCCAGCTGACCCCTCCTCATCAGTTCCTGGACAAGTTCCCGCACGAGCTGTCGGGCGGGCAGCGCCAGCGCGTCGCGATAGCGCGCGCGCTCGGCGCCGACCCCCAGGTCCTGCTGGCCGACGAACCGGTCTCGATGCTCGACGTGTCGATCCGGCTCGGCGTCCTCAACCTGCTCCATGACCTCAAGGAGCGGCTGCGCCTCGCGATCCTCTACATCACCCACGACATCGCGTCCGCCCGCTACTTCGCCGACACCACCCTCGTGATGTACGCCGGCCGCATCGTCGAGGGCGGCGACAGCGAGACGGTCACCCAGCACCCCGCCCACCCCTACACCCAGCTGCTCATCGCCTCGGCGCCCGACCCGGACAGGGTCGCCGACGAGGCGGACCAGGGGGAGACCGGGACCGGCGAGCCGCCCTCCCTGATCACCCCGCCGGCCGGGTGCCGCTTCCACCCCCGCTGCCCCAAGGCCATGGAGCGCTGCCGCACCGAACTCCCGCCGCGCTTCGACCTGGCCGACGGCCAGTGGGCCGCCTGCTGGCTGTACGACGGTGCGACCGCCCCGGCCGCGGACGCGCCCGAGAAGGAGGCGGCGAAGTGA